Below is a window of Electrophorus electricus isolate fEleEle1 chromosome 12, fEleEle1.pri, whole genome shotgun sequence DNA.
GGGGGATCTTGATGATGTTATTGGAATTTGAATATCAATATGCAtaaatttggggggggggtgtgtgcatgggtgtatTTCAGTCTAAGAGCAGTTTAGAGGGCATGGAAAGCCAGTCTACAGATGCTGAACCTCCGCCACCACCTAAACCAGAGCACAGATACCAAgggctgcctcacacacacaatgaaggTGAActtgcatgcgcgcacacacaatcCAGTAATTAAACCAAACTCATAAATGTTGCAGTTTTACTTGATATCCTCTGTTCATAATTTCACCCAATCAGAGAGCAGCCTGCTGACTGAAGCACCACCCACACCTTCGTTATATAAATATCGACAAGCTTATAGCAGTCCAGAAAAAAACCATAAAGCCTTAACACATTCCACAAAGGTAAGGAGGTATCCTGACACAAATGCATGacaaccagaaaaaaacatcagtaaaaaacataaaaatcgTCAAGGTGGACAACACCATTAAAGTGATGGATTTGTCATTATATggatatgtgtacgtgtgtgtgtgcgtgtgtgtgtgtgtctcatatatatatatatatatatatatatatatatatattatatataaaaagcaaaaacacaatgcAAATCTATTCAACTCCCTTAATTTGGATTACAAATGATGTTTAACACTGCACGGATTGTTTTAGCCAGTATCTTTCTTGTAAAtcattgtgcttttaaaatgcatttgcaaagtcaaaaatcattatttgtcagcaaatctttaaaataaaaaaaatttaagtaaatttaaatatttagccCCTTTGGAACCACCTTTTGCCACAACATCGGCTTTAAATTCACTGGGGTATAGTTGGATTCTTGATTTTATTGAAGTCTGGACTTTAACCACTCCTGTGTTGCTTTGGCTTTGCAGTTTGGGTCATTGTCCTACTGACAGGTTGTGGTACTGCCAGGCTTTCTAGCAGACTGAAGCTGGGTGTCATGCACCATCTCCCTGTATTTAGCATGATCCATTCAGTCTTCATTTTTAACTAGATGCCCAGTCCCTACTGGGGAAAAGCAACCTCACAACATGATGCTGCAACCTCCATATAGAATTAAATTGACTGAAATTATAAttctaattaattttaattatattgttGAAAATAGCGTTGGACATTGGCCACTAGCGTCCATTTTTTCTCATCTGACCACAAATCTTTATCCCTAGTTGCATCACTGATGCTTTCTAGCAAACTCCAGCTATGCTTTGATGTGGCTTTTATTCAGTAATGGCTTCCAATAGCCACCATTCCATACAGGCCAATTGTATGATATCATTGGCTGTATGATATCACCTTCACTCCAGTCTCATCCACTGAATTCTGACCTCTTTAGTCTTGGTGTGTCTGAATTTTGAAGGATACATCTAAAAACGTCAcacttttcagttttttatttattaaaaaatttgaaaaccatgtatcattttcttttcacttcacaattacttgctactttgtgttcgtttatcacataaaatcccaataaaatacatttaagtttgtaggtgtaacatgaaaaaatgtggaaaagttcaaagggtatgaatactttttcaaggccctgtaaATACTAAAGCCaatatcatttttcatttatcaatttttgtcaaaaatatttttgtacataataTCAATATCACTAACTTAAATTAAAGGGTCGGCCttcatttcactgcgcgttatactgtgtatgactatgtatgtgacaaataaatgaaacttgaacttttaaaataaaatgacacagCACAAAATATCAGTGTTATTTGTAATCCAAATGAATCTGAACATTTTTAGGAAGTTGAAGATTTTATCAAGTTTCTTtacgtacgtacatacatacatatacagcttgcttgtgtgtatacattgtgtgtgtgcccataGTTCTGTGTCCATAGTTCTCTTGCTGTGTAAGTTTTGCTCTGTGGTTGTACTGCCTCATCCTGTGCTCATTCCTATCAATGTGTTCTTCTTGGTCTTTGCTGTGGTATAGAGTCCAGCCTCCCCCTTTCTTTTCCTGCTCCTTTGATTAACATGATGTGAAACAGGCAACTTAGGCCTCTGTGTGCTCCTCAGGTCCTCAGTGCTTTGGATATGATGAGAGGTCATGTATGAACCCATGTGTGTTTGATGGCAAAAATTGGCTTACTTTAAGAATGTTTCACATCATCTTTAATCTCCTCAGTGTTACTACTGCATTTGGAATGTGtggtattctctctctctctctctctctctctctctctctatctctctctctcctctctctctcagatgacTCAGGGGGAAAGTTTGGTGGAGTCCCCCTCCATTGCTCTCTCTTCTGGGCGTCCCAGCTACCGATCAGACCCCAGTCTATCAGGCCGGGGGGGTGTAGGATGGCgagtgggaggtggaggggaagggGGCAGAGCAGGCTCGGGAGGGCTGGGTGGGGCCTCAACAATGGGTGGGAGGTCTTATCCCTCCTTCACAGACACTCTCCTCCAATCAACAGCAGTCTCCTGTTCCTCTAGCATCcgctctgcacacacagcccacaaTGCCCTGGGACCCCTCCTCTCAGAGGGAACAACCTCTACCAGTTATAAGAGCCTGGCCAATCAGACGCGAAATGGCAGCTTGTCCTATGACAGCCTGCTAACACCCTCAGAGAGTCCAGAGTTTGAATCTGCTGCTCCTGAGCTGTCTCCGTCCAGGCCACagccctcacactcactcagcacCACCCCACTGGGGCCACCCCTAATGGGTTACTCCTCCCCTTTCCTGTCTGCTCAGCAGAGGGAGGGCTCTCTCCAGGCCTGCCCTGCCCCCCTAAGACCCTCCCCCAACAGACCTTTTCTGCACCCCACAAGCCCACCCCCTTCCCGAGCTCCTCCCTTGTCACCTTGTGCTCGCTCATTGGGCTCCCCACCTTCTGGTCCCGCCCCTGGCAACAACCCCCTGGGCAAATCGCTGTCCTACACAGGTGAAGGCGAGTTACAGCAACACCCAACTAACACAGGTGGCGGGACTTCCATGCCAAAGTGAGTAATGGGCACAGTTCTCAGCCGTTCCAACATTCTGTCCCCAAACACTCACATCGTCTTGAATGATGGCAAAGCTCAATGTCTTTGCTAAGGTTTGGTATGCTGTTACATTTCTTCGAGTTAGTTTTTCTCCGTGTTCAGTAATGCGATACCCTTTCCTAACACAccatttcctctctgctcctgaCTCTTCTTCGTTTGTCAGTGTCTTGTTGTTACTTATGTTCTGGGTTCATCTTCTGGGTTGTTCCTCCTCCTGTGctcctctgttctcttttttggcctgctctcttccactcttcctcttctgctcttcctCACTTCTTCTGCCTTGTCGCCATTAAGGatgactctgtctctgtgctaaGGTTCGTCTCTATTTGTGCACTACGTTGGTGTCTCactaaatggtgtgtgtgtgtgtgtgtgtgtgtgtttgtttatttttttataataaatgcatgtgtTGCACTCTAGGTCACTGTAGGGGCTGGTGATACAGCATGAAATCATTACATTGATCGTCACAACATTGATGTCATTTAGTGAAGATACTCTGACATAAATGCACATGAGAAAGCTAGCACAGGCCTGTTTATACAAATAATTATACTCAGTTTGATTAGcaagagtattttaaaaatgcacctcATTTGATGAGGTAATGCTCAATAAAACTATGACCTAATTGATAGTTAAGGGAAAGAGAATGTTTAAGATA
It encodes the following:
- the zdhhc5b gene encoding palmitoyltransferase ZDHHC5 isoform X2 codes for the protein MPAGISMGGALGDPSPSRPFRPSRYVPVSAATTFLVGSTTLFLCFTCPWLAERFSSSIPLYNIVVFLFTLANFCMATFMDPGVFPRAEEDEDKEDDFRAPLYKTVEVRGIQVRMKWCSTCRFYRPPRCSHCSVCDNCVEEFDHHCPWVNNCIGRRNYRYFFLFLLSLTTHIMGVFGFSLVFVLNNTTQLNEVHSGVTMAVMCVAGLFFIPVAGLTGFHIVLVARGRTTNEQVTGKFRGGVNPFTHGCCKNVSHVLCSSQAPRYMGRLRYTQTLQVQPPFLRPPLSETQLAAKVLDNGIQQSKSSLEGMESQSTDAEPPPPPKPEHRYQGLPHTHNEESSLLTEAPPTPSLYKYRQAYSSPEKNHKALTHSTKMTQGESLVESPSIALSSGRPSYRSDPSLSGRGGVGWRVGGGGEGGRAGSGGLGGASTMGGRSYPSFTDTLLQSTAVSCSSSIRSAHTAHNALGPLLSEGTTSTSYKSLANQTRNGSLSYDSLLTPSESPEFESAAPELSPSRPQPSHSLSTTPLGPPLMGYSSPFLSAQQREGSLQACPAPLRPSPNRPFLHPTSPPPSRAPPLSPCARSLGSPPSGPAPGNNPLGKSLSYTGEGELQQHPTNTGGGTSMPKMTLSLC